Proteins found in one Sorghum bicolor cultivar BTx623 chromosome 1, Sorghum_bicolor_NCBIv3, whole genome shotgun sequence genomic segment:
- the LOC8080559 gene encoding uncharacterized protein LOC8080559 codes for MAPRATAAASSVVPAPDAKDPHAAAALAAASVKMEEFRRNMIDYTEKMTSLGLIPSRPPPKRWFSGLAGCFSRLARLWRLFLVRLNPNFIRIRPNQPMDFEDIDILQRQGWPGCFETLAIDRQLVKDCLDLYNRQHPGNEYEPVLGNASRNPHLHNGICWTHGNFVARKKGSGVFSFLTAPRSVFFYELAYMNSFHGVVTCTPVEEPAYSVLGYPLWWARRTSGKLDSFCKTCYCRFGIPRPGVQKIFACGHNNMAEVCEMCYCRSDALHPDPGEFAFGYHHPYRPYPNKH; via the exons ATGGCCCCCCGCGCCACCGCCGCGGCGTCTTCAGTCGTGCCAGCGCCGGATGCCAAGGAcccgcacgccgccgccgccctcgccGCGGCGTCCGTGAAGATGGAGGAGTTCCGCCGCAACATGATCGACTACACCGAGAAGATGACCAGCCTTGGACTGATACCCTCGCGGCCACCACCCAAGCGGTGGTTCTCGGGCCTCGCTGGGTGTTTCTCGCGCCTCGCGCGGCTGTGGCGCCTATTCTTGGTTCGATTAAATCCCAACTTCATCCGCATCCGCCCCAATCAGCCGATGGATTTCGAAGATATCGACATTCTTCAACG ACAAGGATGGCCGGGCTGCTTCGAGACATTAGCTATTGATCGCCAGCTTGTCAAGGATTGTCTGGACCTCTACAACCGTCAGCATCCG GGCAATGAATATGAGCCTGTTCTTGGTAACGCGTCCCGGAATCCCCATTTGCACAATGGCATTTGCTGGACCCATGGGAACTTCGTGGCTCGGAAGAAGGGATCTGGTGTCTTCTCATTCCTTACTGCTCCACGGTCTGTCTTCTTCTACGAGCTTGCTTACATGAATAGTTTCCATGGAGTTGTCACATGCACCCCCGTAG AGGAACCAGCCTACAGTGTCTTGGGGTACCCTCTTTGGTGGGCTAGACGTACTAGTGGCAAAT TGGATTCCTTTTGCAAGACATGCTACTGTCGATTTGGTATTCCACGTCCTGGCGTACAGAAGATATTTGCTTGTGGACATAACAATATGGCGGAAGTCTGTGAAATGTGCTATTGTCGCTCCGATGCGCTGCATCCAGACCCTGGAGAATTTGCGTTTGGCTATCACCATCCTTACCGCCCCTACCCTAATAAGCACTGA